The sequence below is a genomic window from Mycobacterium sp. ITM-2016-00316.
GGGCTGCATACGGGCCAACCTAGCGGAAGACGCCCGGCAGGCTCAGCGCCGACATGACGTTGTCGGCCAGCGGATCGTCGTGGATCATGTACGTCCACGTCGAGGTCGGTCGCGCCAGCCGGGTCAGGTCCAGGCCGGTCTCCCCGCCCACGATGTTGGCGGTGTCGAAGGTCTGCTGGGCCGCCTCGATGGCATCGGCGGCCAGCGAGGCGAAGGCATCCACCGCCATCCGGTGGAACTCGTCGAGCGGGCTCTGGTTACCGAGCGCGCGCAGGCTGATGCTCTCCCGGATATCGGCCAGGTAGGCCAGGTGATCGGCCCAGCCGCGGTCGAGGTGATAGAGCATGATCAGTCGGCAGATCTCGTCGAGCCGTTCCTCGGACACCGTTTCCGCGATCTGTGCATAGCGCTTCGGCGAACGCTCTTGCAGTTCTTCGCGCGCCGTGGAGGTGCGCAGCAGAGTGTCCCGGCGATCCACCAGGATGGCGCGCTGTTGGGCGGTCAGCTGGTTGTACCGCCAGGTGTTGGCGTGCAGGTCCAGCGTCTTGCCCTCGGCCACCCGCTGGGCATGGTCGAGCAGGGTTGCCGCCTTGTTGCTGGTGATCTTGCCGTCCTCGTCGGTCTGCAACGGCAGCTTGTTGGGCTCCAGGAAGGACACCACCACGTCGTCCTCCCAGCTGGAGAAGAACACCGAGGAGCCCGGGTCGCCCTGGCGCCCGGCGCGGCCGCGCAGCTGGTTGTCCAGCCGTTCGGTGTAGTGCCGTCCGGTGCCGATGACGTGCAGCCCGCCCAGCTCGGCCACCTGATCGTGGCCCGATTCGTCGGACCCGCCCAGCCGGATGTCGGTGCCGCGGCCGGCCATCTGGGTCGACACCGTCACCCTGCCCTGCGCACCGGCCTCGGCGATGACGGCCGCCTCCTCGGCATCGTTCTTGGCGTTCAGCACCACGGCCGGGATGCCTGCCTTCACCAGCCGCTCGTGCAGATCCTCGGATTCGGCGACGTCGCGGGTGCCGACCAGGATCGGCTGCGACGTCGCGTGCACCTCGGCGATGTGCTCGACGATGGCGTCGTTCTTGGCGGCCACCGTGATGTAGACGCGATCCGACTCGTCCTCGCGCACGTTGGGCTTGTTGGGCGGGATCGGCGAGACCCCGAGCTTGTAGAACTGCCGCAACTGCTCACCGGCGGCCAGCGCCGTACCGGTCATCCCGCACACCCTCGGGTACCGGTTGATCAGCGCCTGCACGGTGATGGTGTCGAGCACCTCACCGGTCTCGGTGATATCGATGCCCTCCTTGGCCTCGACCGCCGCCTGCAGGCCGTCGGGCCAGCGCTGCAGCGACGCGATGCGGCCCCTTGAGGCGTTGATCAGGTGCACCGCATCGTCGCGGACGATGTAGTGCACATCGCGTTCCAGCAGCACATGCGCGTGCAGGGCGACGTTGATCTCGGTGAGCGTGGTGCCGACGTGTTCCTCGGAGTACAGATCGATCCCGCCGAGCGCGGCCTCCAGCCGGCGCGCACCGACATCGGTGAGCTGCACATTGCGCCGGTCGGCGTCGGTCTCGTACTCGGTGTTCTCGCGGAGCTCGCCGACCAGCCGGATGACCTCCAGTCGCGGGGTCTCGCGGTGCGAGGTGCCGGCCAGCACCAGCGGGACCAGCGCCTCGTCGACCAGCACCGAGTCGGCCTCGTCGATCAGAGCCACATCCGGGCGCGGGGAGACCAGATCGTCCACCGAGATCACCAGCTGATCGCG
It includes:
- the secA2 gene encoding accessory Sec system translocase SecA2; the encoded protein is MTVAVSSKTSKASKSGGSKSGGLSNRFWKLLGASTDKDQARSMTQVSASSKFDEKAAGLDDEQLRKAAGLLNLDDLADSSDIPQFLAIVREAADRSISLRPFDVQLLGALRMLAGDVVEMATGEGKTLAGAIAAAGYAIGGRSVHVISVNDYLARRDAEWMGPLLEALGLTVGWITADATPAQRREAYACNVTYGSVNEIGFDVLRDQLVISVDDLVSPRPDVALIDEADSVLVDEALVPLVLAGTSHRETPRLEVIRLVGELRENTEYETDADRRNVQLTDVGARRLEAALGGIDLYSEEHVGTTLTEINVALHAHVLLERDVHYIVRDDAVHLINASRGRIASLQRWPDGLQAAVEAKEGIDITETGEVLDTITVQALINRYPRVCGMTGTALAAGEQLRQFYKLGVSPIPPNKPNVREDESDRVYITVAAKNDAIVEHIAEVHATSQPILVGTRDVAESEDLHERLVKAGIPAVVLNAKNDAEEAAVIAEAGAQGRVTVSTQMAGRGTDIRLGGSDESGHDQVAELGGLHVIGTGRHYTERLDNQLRGRAGRQGDPGSSVFFSSWEDDVVVSFLEPNKLPLQTDEDGKITSNKAATLLDHAQRVAEGKTLDLHANTWRYNQLTAQQRAILVDRRDTLLRTSTAREELQERSPKRYAQIAETVSEERLDEICRLIMLYHLDRGWADHLAYLADIRESISLRALGNQSPLDEFHRMAVDAFASLAADAIEAAQQTFDTANIVGGETGLDLTRLARPTSTWTYMIHDDPLADNVMSALSLPGVFR